The Mycoplasma nasistruthionis genome contains a region encoding:
- the recU gene encoding Holliday junction resolvase RecU → MNQKNKGMFLEKILNRTIRVLWENEIAFIEKKSIPISIISFNKTTDNQVISKFKHHKSTVDYIGMYKSKFICFEAKTTNLDNLPMSNFKEHQIDYLNLIHNNGGIAFVVVYFSLYNEFYKVSVELIKEHYKQNKSLKYLTVKENSRPLSLEFPGYLDIV, encoded by the coding sequence ATGAACCAAAAGAATAAAGGAATGTTTTTAGAAAAAATTTTAAACAGAACCATCAGGGTTTTATGAGAAAATGAAATTGCATTTATCGAAAAGAAATCTATTCCTATTTCAATAATCAGTTTCAATAAAACAACAGATAATCAAGTAATTAGCAAATTTAAACACCATAAATCAACTGTGGATTACATTGGAATGTATAAATCTAAATTTATTTGTTTTGAAGCAAAAACTACAAACTTAGACAATCTTCCAATGTCTAATTTTAAGGAGCATCAAATAGATTATTTAAATTTAATACATAATAATGGTGGTATAGCTTTTGTTGTCGTTTATTTTAGTTTGTATAATGAGTTTTATAAAGTATCAGTTGAGTTAATTAAGGAACATTATAAACAAAATAAGTCATTAAAATATCTGACGGTAAAAGAAAATTCAAGACCTCTAAGTCTTGAATTTCCAGGATATTTAGATATTGTATAG
- a CDS encoding MAG0490 family ComEA-like DNA-binding protein yields the protein MTKKILLATICLLICIGATIGIERLINTKVVTSKQKQFKTYSYKVTGAVFDDSKVTVVNPLSYRQLFFLVGVSPYSDLSDFDLDELAPVNQEIYVPVSDYKFSWEDFKSEQDFRNVGISYKDSNILFKYKSQGHEITSWKQLNYLRGVSTKSKLALKNLLRLT from the coding sequence ATGACAAAGAAAATATTGCTGGCTACAATATGTTTGCTGATTTGCATTGGTGCAACAATTGGAATTGAAAGATTGATCAACACAAAAGTTGTCACATCAAAACAAAAACAATTCAAAACTTATTCATATAAAGTTACTGGTGCAGTATTTGATGATTCAAAAGTAACTGTAGTAAATCCTTTATCATACAGACAACTATTTTTTCTGGTTGGAGTTAGCCCATACAGTGATTTATCAGATTTTGATTTAGATGAATTAGCTCCTGTAAATCAAGAAATTTATGTACCTGTTTCAGACTATAAATTTAGTTGAGAAGACTTCAAATCAGAACAAGATTTTAGAAACGTTGGAATATCATATAAAGACTCTAACATTCTATTTAAATATAAGTCACAAGGACATGAAATCACTTCATGAAAACAATTAAATTATTTGCGTGGCGTATCTACCAAAAGCAAGCTAGCTTTAAAAAATCTTTTAAGATTAACTTAA
- the holA gene encoding DNA polymerase III subunit delta yields MKLIYGEDRFLIEHNLGLIKSQYDPNQVVIFQSEPDLEQVYQALNNNSLFASKKLIIIPDIISAERKFSKNDEQNTQLELIQKIAFANRIDEIVFVFNSKELLNNAFVKKIAESSETIICNKLSNEELIGIAVNKFGENSIPYKYTDVMYLISVLPNNLSIIMNEIEKICLLNQPLSIELIDSFISKYGSDDPFEFSNAISKNDFNLIWQKYLQKKEAEENISLIIYSITNTFSLVNQIYWYKKSNFSISKIAAILNMNEKRVNIHSWILDKYGYKRVSKILTNLARLDVEIKTTKMEGYEVFEAFLVRNFAN; encoded by the coding sequence ATGAAGTTAATATATGGTGAAGACAGATTTTTAATTGAGCATAATTTAGGTTTAATTAAGTCTCAATATGACCCAAATCAAGTGGTGATTTTTCAAAGTGAGCCTGACTTAGAACAAGTTTATCAAGCCTTAAATAACAACAGTTTATTTGCATCAAAAAAACTTATTATTATTCCGGATATTATAAGTGCTGAACGTAAATTCTCTAAAAATGATGAACAAAATACACAACTAGAACTAATTCAAAAAATTGCATTTGCAAACAGAATTGATGAAATAGTTTTTGTGTTTAATTCAAAAGAGTTGCTAAATAACGCTTTTGTTAAAAAAATAGCAGAAAGCAGCGAAACAATTATTTGCAATAAACTGTCAAACGAAGAATTAATTGGTATTGCAGTTAATAAATTTGGTGAAAATAGCATTCCATACAAATACACAGATGTAATGTACTTAATTAGTGTTTTACCCAATAATTTAAGCATTATAATGAACGAAATAGAAAAAATTTGTTTGTTAAATCAACCATTAAGCATTGAATTAATTGATAGTTTTATATCAAAATATGGTAGTGATGATCCGTTTGAATTTTCAAATGCCATTTCTAAAAATGATTTCAATTTGATTTGACAAAAATATTTACAAAAAAAAGAAGCTGAAGAAAATATTTCACTAATAATTTATTCAATTACAAACACTTTTAGCCTTGTGAATCAGATATATTGATATAAAAAAAGCAATTTTTCTATTTCAAAAATTGCAGCAATTTTAAATATGAACGAAAAAAGAGTCAACATTCATTCTTGAATTTTGGATAAATACGGATATAAACGTGTTTCTAAAATCTTAACCAATCTAGCTAGGCTAGATGTGGAAATTAAAACTACAAAAATGGAGGGATATGAAGTTTTTGAAGCTTTCTTGGTCAGAAATTTCGCCAACTAA
- the ruvB gene encoding Holliday junction branch migration DNA helicase RuvB, protein MQLELRPRNFQEFIGQPKLVKTVSAMIESSKIQNKPLDHILLYGMPGMGKTTLATIVANELNSKIHYIQGANIDKKADLISVLSVINENDIVFIDEIHSINKTVVEFLYNAMEDFVFDLIVGADGNSRAMRMKLKPFTLIAATTKLNEIPQPLKDRFGYVARLVNYTDQDILKIINNTCQKMEINLENEHQKLIANYSRQTPRLANHLIARVNDFAIAQNQGNITKKTIKKTFKYLDLYEHGLTKDHIEYLETLKDGFDERFVSLDTITGLLLHTKETIVNEIEPVLLFLKLIHKTSKGRQITSKGIDYLIKQKILA, encoded by the coding sequence ATGCAACTAGAACTCAGACCGCGTAATTTTCAAGAATTCATAGGTCAGCCGAAACTAGTTAAAACTGTTTCGGCAATGATTGAAAGTTCTAAAATTCAAAATAAACCACTTGATCACATACTGCTTTATGGAATGCCTGGTATGGGTAAAACAACCTTAGCGACTATAGTTGCTAATGAGCTTAATTCCAAAATCCACTACATTCAAGGCGCAAACATCGATAAAAAAGCTGATTTAATTAGTGTTTTATCAGTCATAAATGAAAATGATATTGTTTTTATTGATGAAATTCATAGCATTAATAAAACAGTTGTTGAATTTTTATATAACGCTATGGAAGATTTTGTTTTTGACTTAATAGTAGGAGCAGACGGAAACAGCAGAGCTATGAGAATGAAACTCAAACCATTTACTTTAATAGCAGCTACTACTAAGCTAAACGAAATACCACAGCCGTTAAAAGACCGTTTTGGATATGTTGCCAGATTGGTTAATTACACTGACCAAGACATTTTAAAAATCATCAATAATACTTGTCAAAAAATGGAAATAAACCTAGAAAATGAGCATCAAAAATTAATTGCTAACTATTCTAGACAAACACCTAGACTGGCAAATCATCTTATTGCTAGAGTTAATGATTTTGCTATAGCGCAAAATCAAGGCAATATAACCAAGAAAACTATTAAAAAGACTTTTAAATATCTAGATCTTTATGAACATGGTCTGACTAAAGACCATATTGAATACTTAGAAACCTTAAAAGATGGATTTGATGAGCGGTTTGTTTCTTTAGATACAATAACCGGATTATTATTGCACACTAAAGAAACGATAGTCAATGAAATTGAACCAGTCTTACTATTTCTTAAATTAATTCATAAAACTTCAAAAGGTCGTCAAATCACGTCAAAGGGAATTGATTACTTAATTAAACAAAAAATTTTAGCCTAA
- the rpmF gene encoding 50S ribosomal protein L32, with amino-acid sequence MAIVPKRKTSKQRKHKRNSHSALTPMNLVECKNCSNKYEQHVACKFCGFYKGKKVEGFVALQDRQN; translated from the coding sequence ATGGCTATAGTTCCAAAACGTAAGACTTCTAAACAACGTAAACACAAAAGAAACTCACACTCTGCTTTAACTCCTATGAATCTTGTAGAATGCAAAAACTGTTCAAACAAATACGAACAACACGTTGCATGTAAATTCTGTGGATTCTATAAAGGTAAAAAAGTAGAAGGTTTTGTTGCTTTACAAGATCGTCAAAATTAA
- the upp gene encoding uracil phosphoribosyltransferase, whose amino-acid sequence MKVTVLNHPLIQSKITTLRNIKTDKKLFKTTLNEIAQLLVYETTSNLQTITEQINTPITSTLGYKLKSEIVLVVLLRAGMGLLNGFSSIIPDAEIGFIGLKRNEQTLQAEIYLNQLPSDLSNKTVIILDPILATGNSTNKAIELIKKHSDTGLKVKFVGVVGCQVGVDNLLKENPDIEIYLGALDEKLNEHGYLVPGLGDAGDRLFGKN is encoded by the coding sequence ATGAAGGTAACAGTTTTAAACCATCCTTTAATCCAATCTAAAATTACAACTTTAAGAAATATAAAAACAGATAAAAAACTTTTTAAAACTACATTAAATGAAATTGCACAATTATTAGTTTATGAAACCACTTCAAACCTGCAAACTATTACTGAACAAATAAATACTCCCATCACTAGCACACTGGGTTATAAGTTAAAAAGTGAAATTGTTTTAGTTGTTTTATTAAGAGCTGGAATGGGGTTATTGAATGGTTTTAGTTCAATTATTCCTGATGCAGAAATAGGTTTTATTGGATTGAAAAGAAATGAACAAACATTACAGGCTGAAATTTATTTAAACCAGTTACCAAGTGATTTAAGTAATAAAACTGTAATTATTTTAGACCCTATTTTAGCAACTGGTAATTCAACCAATAAAGCTATTGAATTAATCAAAAAACACAGTGACACTGGCTTAAAAGTCAAATTTGTAGGTGTAGTTGGATGTCAAGTTGGTGTCGATAATTTATTAAAGGAAAATCCTGATATAGAAATTTATTTAGGTGCTTTAGATGAAAAATTAAACGAGCATGGTTATTTAGTTCCTGGTCTTGGAGATGCAGGAGACAGGCTTTTTGGTAAAAATTAA
- a CDS encoding DUF1967 domain-containing protein, which yields MGVWKDLVERGIQVGDVVTIYGFEFEWTNEN from the coding sequence ATGGGTGTTTGAAAAGATTTGGTAGAACGTGGAATTCAAGTTGGAGATGTAGTTACAATTTACGGATTTGAATTTGAATGAACTAATGAAAATTAA
- the ruvA gene encoding Holliday junction branch migration protein RuvA: MKIYLIGEIVHKNKSNIILESKGEGYLFTVPCEERFEVGQKTKLFIFNYRTEYSQNSYGFKDFKERLLFIDLISIEKIGPRIALNLLDKGWEYIAELIATDNVLELTKIPLVTEKMANLISVQLQEKWSKIYSNHAQKDNSKFQNQNDASDALLQLGFKKNQVDYALKQIRSSQMQFNNVDDLIEESIKIIATQASENATRTQTA, translated from the coding sequence ATGAAAATTTATTTAATTGGTGAAATAGTTCACAAAAACAAATCAAACATTATATTGGAGTCAAAAGGTGAAGGATACTTATTCACTGTTCCATGTGAAGAACGCTTCGAGGTGGGACAAAAAACTAAATTATTTATCTTCAATTATCGAACAGAATATTCACAAAATAGCTATGGATTCAAAGATTTTAAAGAGAGGCTTTTATTTATCGATCTTATATCAATTGAGAAAATAGGCCCAAGAATAGCTTTAAATTTATTAGATAAAGGTTGAGAATATATAGCAGAATTAATAGCCACAGACAATGTGTTAGAATTAACTAAAATCCCATTAGTCACAGAAAAAATGGCTAATTTAATTTCAGTTCAACTGCAAGAAAAATGAAGCAAAATTTATTCAAATCATGCACAAAAAGATAATAGCAAGTTTCAAAATCAAAATGATGCATCTGACGCATTATTGCAATTAGGGTTTAAGAAAAATCAAGTTGATTATGCCCTAAAACAAATCAGAAGTAGTCAAATGCAATTTAACAATGTTGATGACTTAATTGAAGAAAGCATTAAAATCATAGCAACACAAGCGAGTGAAAATGCAACTAGAACTCAGACCGCGTAA
- a CDS encoding nucleotidyltransferase, whose amino-acid sequence MNLWNRIKNFFKTKNTGKVNRVGIVAEYNPFHNGHIYQINWIKENIQNPYIIVILTDKFTQRGEKHIASFKQRSKIAKKYGVNKVIKLSDKYSSQAAHIFAEFSVLELAKQKIDYLVFGSETNNVELFKKIAKSIYQNLDQYNKLVKQFLKKGANSFPRATNLALNELIGQDISMPNDILGLEYVKTIYKHNLQIQPISIQRTIPFHSTDAKDQFASATKIRQMVKLNQDISPFTPMTIEYSPKNDIAFTYEKFRKIVRKKSPQSLAKYNMISEGMENLFKKQVELNSNYDDFIKACTSRRYTSSRIKRAYLSILIGNKTKF is encoded by the coding sequence ATGAATTTATGAAACAGAATTAAAAACTTTTTTAAAACCAAAAACACAGGTAAAGTCAATAGGGTTGGAATAGTTGCAGAATACAATCCGTTTCACAATGGGCATATTTACCAAATCAATTGAATTAAAGAAAATATCCAAAACCCTTATATCATAGTTATTTTAACTGATAAATTTACTCAAAGAGGTGAAAAGCACATTGCTTCTTTTAAGCAAAGAAGTAAAATTGCCAAAAAATATGGAGTAAATAAAGTTATTAAGTTATCAGATAAATATTCTAGTCAAGCAGCACACATTTTTGCTGAATTTTCAGTGCTAGAATTGGCAAAACAGAAAATTGATTATTTAGTTTTTGGTTCTGAAACTAATAACGTTGAATTATTTAAAAAAATAGCCAAAAGCATTTATCAAAATCTTGATCAATATAATAAACTTGTTAAGCAGTTTCTTAAAAAAGGAGCTAACAGTTTTCCAAGGGCCACAAATTTAGCCTTAAACGAATTGATCGGCCAAGATATTTCGATGCCAAATGATATTTTAGGTTTAGAATATGTCAAAACAATTTATAAACATAATTTACAAATTCAACCAATTTCTATTCAAAGAACAATTCCGTTTCATAGCACTGATGCCAAAGACCAGTTTGCTAGCGCAACTAAAATTAGACAAATGGTAAAGCTAAATCAAGATATTTCGCCTTTTACACCTATGACTATTGAATATAGCCCTAAAAACGACATAGCATTTACATATGAAAAATTTAGAAAAATAGTTAGAAAAAAATCCCCTCAGAGTCTTGCAAAATACAACATGATCTCTGAAGGGATGGAAAATCTATTTAAAAAACAAGTCGAATTAAATAGTAACTATGACGATTTTATAAAAGCTTGCACGAGCAGAAGATACACTTCTTCACGCATAAAAAGGGCTTATTTAAGCATATTAATTGGAAATAAAACTAAATTTTAA
- a CDS encoding ComEC/Rec2 family competence protein, which translates to MKTIKLFAWRIYQKQASFKKSFKINLIWINGFLMISLFSLALNNWWWFYLISLAIIFLLSLWLSAKHTMLFVFGLVIFYGAVSIHNYLNFGLLHNKDKISSNFTVVDLSSKAIYLQDNLGRKFALWKNNVKIPIFIYQKIYVQGYIYEIKVEGNYFLANGIYYAIKPSLIKDVENLINFRFHFFKYYSTVDFIYKELILPLLFGFNLQDQNQLILNMKQLGVVQLIVVSGLHFTIVYNVFKALFHKVDSCNIIALILLSLYFFMCKKSVSVFRAYLFILISEISKQITFLKKKVNSNSSLTLLSFLFLCYNPTNVLNIGYWLSFLLTYVYLTLNSSSNKDDEKMTLKQKIKVHFSNCLLIWIYSFVIILTQNSEVSLFSFFYCLILTPVFELVLIFFTLFFWANPFCIAVGHSLNNVVSFLTNWNYIIGWNFSYLKLAIYCIMYLFFVWFNFTKKFKSKQLKQN; encoded by the coding sequence ATGAAAACAATTAAATTATTTGCGTGGCGTATCTACCAAAAGCAAGCTAGCTTTAAAAAATCTTTTAAGATTAACTTAATTTGAATCAATGGATTTTTAATGATTTCCTTGTTTAGTTTAGCTTTAAATAATTGATGATGATTTTATTTAATTTCATTAGCAATAATTTTTCTTTTAAGCCTATGGCTTAGTGCTAAACACACAATGTTATTTGTATTTGGATTGGTGATTTTTTATGGCGCAGTTTCTATTCACAATTACTTAAATTTTGGACTTTTACACAACAAAGATAAAATTTCCTCTAATTTCACAGTTGTTGATTTATCAAGTAAAGCAATTTATTTACAAGACAATTTAGGCCGAAAATTTGCACTGTGAAAAAATAATGTTAAAATCCCTATTTTCATTTATCAAAAAATATATGTTCAAGGCTACATTTATGAAATAAAAGTTGAAGGAAATTATTTTTTAGCCAATGGTATTTATTATGCCATTAAACCTAGTTTAATCAAGGATGTAGAAAATTTAATCAATTTTAGATTTCACTTTTTTAAGTATTATTCAACAGTTGATTTTATATACAAAGAATTAATTTTACCCCTATTATTTGGTTTTAATTTGCAAGACCAAAACCAGTTAATTTTAAATATGAAGCAACTAGGTGTTGTTCAATTAATAGTTGTTAGTGGGTTGCATTTTACAATCGTTTACAATGTTTTTAAAGCTCTTTTTCATAAAGTTGACTCGTGCAATATCATTGCATTAATTTTGCTTAGTTTATATTTCTTTATGTGCAAAAAATCTGTTTCAGTTTTCAGGGCTTATTTGTTTATTTTAATTAGTGAAATTAGTAAACAAATTACATTTCTAAAAAAGAAAGTAAATTCAAATTCAAGCTTAACGCTGTTAAGCTTTCTGTTCTTATGCTACAATCCCACAAATGTCTTAAATATAGGTTATTGACTTTCGTTTTTATTAACTTATGTCTATTTAACCTTAAATAGTTCTTCAAATAAAGATGATGAAAAAATGACTTTAAAGCAAAAGATTAAGGTTCATTTTAGTAATTGCTTGTTAATTTGAATTTACTCATTTGTAATAATATTGACTCAAAATTCAGAAGTCAGTTTATTTTCATTCTTTTATTGTTTGATTCTAACACCTGTTTTTGAACTAGTTTTGATTTTCTTTACCTTGTTTTTCTGAGCTAACCCATTTTGCATAGCGGTCGGGCATTCATTAAATAATGTTGTTAGTTTTTTAACAAATTGAAACTATATAATCGGTTGAAATTTTAGTTATTTGAAACTTGCAATTTATTGCATAATGTACCTTTTCTTTGTCTGATTTAACTTCACAAAAAAGTTTAAATCTAAACAATTAAAACAAAATTAG
- the secF gene encoding protein translocase subunit SecF produces MSISSIIDANVTTIIVGFILFYFGTKDVRGFSITLILSILFTLLVMLVFSRFLATLLVNSELFENRLYLLGVRKKYILNQTKLGGFVERNDFLKQAKYFAVGSLAFIIIGLIVFGSISGAQSDAWAGFNRSLEFSGGTNINISADPSSYLSQNEAQNILNQLKNNATTLNIKDADSVLSMSKISSTSDNWAIILKTSQEISPEQTQQISEFVRSIDAQLKVINYTISTSEASKLVLNSMLAVGLSFIGIVVYLLLRMNWTYSIAAIIGLLHDFLMVLAFIVIARLQVSAIIIAAMLSILGLSINDTVVTFDKIRETIKTKYPNRILRQEDIKSIVNSSIAETLKRSLYTSGTTIVAILVLLAFYDATNFSFNIVMLFGISIGVYSSVFICSWVWAKLELIRQRGIEKRANNGFWNINKPDEQTFNGINDYV; encoded by the coding sequence ATGTCAATATCATCCATAATTGATGCTAACGTTACAACTATAATTGTTGGATTTATCTTATTTTACTTTGGTACGAAAGATGTTAGAGGATTTAGTATAACTTTAATTTTATCTATCTTATTCACGCTTTTAGTTATGCTAGTTTTCTCAAGATTTTTAGCGACATTATTAGTTAATTCGGAATTATTTGAAAACCGATTATATTTATTAGGTGTTCGTAAAAAATACATTTTAAATCAAACAAAATTAGGTGGATTTGTAGAAAGAAATGATTTCTTAAAACAAGCTAAATATTTTGCAGTTGGTTCGCTTGCATTCATCATAATTGGATTAATAGTGTTTGGTTCAATTTCTGGAGCTCAAAGTGATGCTTGAGCCGGATTTAATCGATCATTAGAATTTTCAGGTGGGACAAATATCAATATTAGTGCTGATCCTAGTTCATATCTTTCACAAAATGAAGCGCAAAATATTTTAAATCAACTAAAAAACAATGCGACAACACTAAATATTAAAGATGCAGACTCGGTGTTAAGTATGAGCAAAATTAGCTCAACAAGTGATAATTGAGCTATCATTCTAAAAACTTCACAAGAAATTTCGCCCGAACAAACTCAGCAAATTTCTGAATTTGTTAGATCGATTGATGCGCAGTTAAAAGTTATAAATTACACCATATCAACTTCTGAAGCGTCAAAATTAGTGCTTAATTCAATGTTGGCAGTAGGTTTAAGTTTTATCGGAATAGTTGTTTATTTACTGCTAAGAATGAATTGAACTTATTCTATTGCAGCTATTATTGGTTTATTACATGACTTTTTAATGGTTTTAGCATTTATTGTAATCGCAAGATTACAAGTTTCAGCAATCATTATTGCCGCAATGCTTTCAATCTTAGGTCTAAGTATTAATGACACTGTTGTTACATTTGACAAAATCAGAGAAACAATCAAAACAAAATATCCAAACAGAATATTAAGACAAGAAGATATTAAATCAATTGTAAACTCATCAATTGCAGAAACACTAAAAAGAAGTTTATACACTTCAGGAACTACAATTGTAGCCATTTTAGTTTTATTGGCATTTTACGATGCAACTAATTTCTCATTTAATATCGTTATGTTGTTCGGAATTTCAATTGGAGTTTATTCATCAGTATTTATTTGTTCATGAGTTTGAGCAAAACTTGAATTAATCCGTCAACGTGGAATTGAAAAAAGAGCCAATAATGGTTTCTGAAATATAAATAAACCAGACGAACAAACTTTTAATGGAATAAATGATTATGTTTAA
- the obgE gene encoding GTPase ObgE — protein MAKFIDEIKIELQAGKGGNGMISFRREAHVDKGGPDGGDGGRGGHIYFVGDNGKNTLLSLYKSKIIKAKDGVNGGPKNLYGANAEDTYVKVPVGTLVYNTKNNKLIADVIEADKPYLVAAGGKGGRGNNKFKTAKNTAPRISENGMPGEKYEAQIVLKILSDVGVVGKPSAGKSTFLNALSNAKAKVADYEFTTLVPQLGMVSYHDNSFTIADLPGLIEGASLGKGLGIQFLKHIERCRVIAHIIDFGDPEKDPIKDYELINNELKSYNLKLEQKKRLVIANKMDLPDFEKHLQEFKVTYPDLKVVSISAILHENLEPVKDALWELISANDIETVEEEDDNEVKVIEFEPDYVIKNIFKGHWDISGKKILELYNKIPVNTFDNLIRFNNILKKWVFEKIW, from the coding sequence ATGGCTAAATTCATTGATGAGATAAAAATTGAATTACAAGCAGGAAAAGGTGGAAACGGAATGATTTCATTCCGTAGAGAAGCACACGTTGATAAAGGTGGTCCAGACGGTGGTGATGGTGGTCGTGGTGGTCACATTTATTTTGTTGGTGATAATGGAAAAAACACTTTACTTTCACTTTACAAAAGCAAAATAATCAAGGCTAAAGACGGAGTAAATGGTGGACCAAAAAATTTATATGGTGCTAATGCAGAAGATACATATGTTAAAGTTCCTGTTGGAACATTAGTTTACAACACAAAAAACAATAAATTGATTGCTGATGTAATTGAAGCTGACAAACCATATTTAGTAGCTGCTGGCGGAAAAGGTGGACGTGGTAATAATAAATTTAAAACAGCCAAAAACACTGCTCCTAGAATTTCTGAAAATGGAATGCCCGGAGAAAAATATGAAGCACAAATAGTATTAAAAATCTTATCTGATGTCGGTGTTGTTGGAAAACCATCGGCAGGTAAATCCACATTTTTAAATGCTTTATCAAATGCTAAAGCTAAAGTTGCTGATTATGAATTCACCACATTAGTTCCACAATTAGGTATGGTTTCATACCATGACAATTCATTTACAATAGCTGATCTACCTGGATTAATCGAAGGCGCTTCATTAGGAAAAGGATTAGGAATTCAATTCCTAAAACATATTGAACGTTGTAGAGTTATTGCACATATAATTGATTTTGGTGATCCTGAAAAAGATCCAATTAAGGATTATGAATTAATCAATAATGAGCTAAAGTCTTATAACCTAAAATTAGAGCAAAAGAAAAGATTAGTAATTGCTAACAAAATGGACTTGCCTGATTTTGAAAAACATTTACAAGAGTTTAAAGTTACTTATCCTGACTTAAAAGTGGTTTCGATTTCCGCAATATTACATGAGAACTTAGAACCTGTAAAAGATGCTTTATGAGAATTGATTTCTGCAAATGATATAGAAACTGTCGAAGAAGAAGATGACAATGAGGTAAAAGTTATTGAATTTGAACCTGATTATGTAATTAAAAACATATTTAAAGGTCATTGAGATATAAGCGGTAAAAAAATACTGGAACTATATAATAAAATTCCGGTTAATACATTTGATAATTTGATTAGATTCAACAACATCTTGAAAAAATGGGTGTTTGAAAAGATTTGGTAG
- a CDS encoding HU family DNA-binding protein, whose amino-acid sequence MNELLFPIFRLKNLFYYIIKIYLNLRSNTIMTKKEFLTEVADRTELSPKDVETVFDAMVFVLKEQLIMEDKVRLSQLGIFSTTVKPARTMVNKFKKSEEDSDYIEIPQKRVVKWTPSKYLKELVDFKA is encoded by the coding sequence ATAAATGAACTTTTATTTCCTATTTTCAGGCTTAAAAATTTATTTTATTATATAATAAAGATATACTTAAATTTAAGGAGCAACACAATAATGACAAAAAAAGAATTCTTAACAGAAGTTGCGGATAGAACAGAATTATCACCAAAAGATGTTGAAACAGTTTTTGATGCAATGGTTTTCGTATTAAAAGAACAACTAATTATGGAAGATAAAGTTAGATTATCACAATTGGGAATTTTTTCAACAACTGTAAAACCTGCTCGTACAATGGTGAATAAATTTAAAAAATCAGAAGAAGATTCAGATTACATCGAAATCCCACAAAAAAGAGTTGTTAAATGAACACCTTCTAAATACTTAAAAGAATTAGTTGATTTCAAAGCTTAA